A genomic window from Candidatus Bathyarchaeia archaeon includes:
- the dnaG gene encoding DNA primase DnaG — MTSPLPAIKYVIRAKFEVDGVVEKPDVIGAVFGQTEGLFGAELDLRELQKTGRIGRIEVEIASQKDNKTVGTIVIPTSLDKVSTAIIAASVESIDRVGPCAARVSLEKIEDVRETKRKAIIERAKEILHKWSLETMPETEEIFREVAEILRSPKIREYGPERLPAGPDVDSAKDIIIVEGRADVINLVKHGIYNVIALEGVKIPETVIKLTKEKEATAFLDGDHGGDLILKELLQVANIKYVARAPRGKEVEDLTAKEIEIALQNKVPVGEIIERRKKRKKVLMPREIAEAAQSLKGTFEAVLFNDRMEQIGRLPVSELADKLKEFEGVNTVVFDGIITQRLVDIASEKNIKYLIAARISEIVKQPLSVNLLTFDDILD, encoded by the coding sequence ATGACATCACCATTACCCGCTATTAAATATGTGATTCGAGCGAAATTTGAGGTTGATGGAGTAGTTGAGAAACCTGACGTTATAGGTGCCGTGTTCGGGCAAACAGAAGGACTTTTCGGCGCGGAATTAGATTTAAGGGAGCTCCAAAAAACCGGGAGAATTGGCAGAATAGAGGTGGAAATCGCCTCCCAAAAGGACAATAAAACTGTTGGAACAATAGTTATACCGACAAGCCTAGATAAAGTCTCAACAGCAATAATAGCTGCGAGCGTTGAAAGCATAGATAGGGTTGGGCCATGCGCAGCCCGCGTTTCTCTAGAAAAAATCGAGGATGTTAGAGAGACAAAACGTAAAGCGATAATTGAGAGAGCTAAGGAGATACTGCACAAATGGAGCCTAGAAACGATGCCTGAAACAGAGGAGATATTTCGTGAGGTTGCAGAAATACTTAGGTCACCTAAGATTAGAGAGTATGGTCCAGAGAGACTTCCAGCTGGTCCGGATGTTGACTCAGCTAAAGATATTATTATTGTTGAGGGTAGAGCTGACGTAATAAATCTTGTGAAGCACGGAATATACAACGTTATAGCCTTGGAGGGCGTAAAGATACCGGAAACAGTAATTAAATTAACCAAGGAGAAAGAGGCAACAGCCTTCCTCGACGGGGATCATGGCGGCGACCTAATCCTTAAAGAACTGCTGCAGGTTGCAAACATAAAGTATGTGGCTAGAGCTCCAAGGGGGAAAGAGGTTGAAGATTTAACCGCGAAGGAGATTGAGATCGCCCTGCAGAATAAGGTTCCGGTTGGAGAAATAATTGAGCGAAGGAAGAAGAGGAAGAAGGTGCTTATGCCTAGGGAGATAGCTGAGGCTGCCCAAAGCCTTAAGGGAACCTTTGAGGCCGTGCTATTTAACGATAGGATGGAGCAGATAGGTAGGCTTCCAGTGAGCGAGCTCGCCGATAAATTAAAAGAGTTTGAGGGAGTAAACACCGTGGTTTTTGACGGCATAATAACCCAGAGGCTCGTCGATATAGCTAGCGAAAAGAACATTAAGTATCTTATAGCGGCGCGTATATCAGAAATTGTTAAGCAGCCTTTGAGCGTGAACCTGCTAACTTTTGACGATATACTTGACTAG
- a CDS encoding uroporphyrinogen decarboxylase family protein, protein MLTPRERMIRVFCLEEPDRVPVFEQEIQPPTSEAVLGRSCTINNKRLLLEILEKGEMSCSLLDRMVEDYVDLARKLKLDALVLGSNIAPGDFTPYTRISENEWRGDGVAIYYFSGSNELMTIDLEIRERGIEGLKRRIEELREPLNMGPENFYVFKRVKEELRRRNLDLFIFVGCTLFDWHGRGWTDLALKWLYTKPGLMREYLDAYNRRVIEVVKMEIDLGADAVLDGGDLAYRHGPMLSPRMYREFLLPYQRMHSDIFHRRGVFVVNRSDGNIWPIADDFLISSGVDGYCEIDKSSGMDLGELKEKYGHKICLLGNVDCAKTLVFGSIKDVMEETIDCIMKAAPGGGYVLCSSNVIHHGVKPENYLAMLKAGRKHGSYNRRLG, encoded by the coding sequence ATGTTAACTCCCAGGGAAAGAATGATCCGGGTTTTCTGTCTTGAAGAGCCTGACAGAGTGCCAGTGTTTGAGCAGGAAATTCAGCCCCCAACATCTGAAGCTGTCTTGGGCCGGAGCTGCACCATTAACAATAAGAGGCTGCTTCTCGAGATTCTTGAGAAGGGAGAAATGAGCTGCAGTCTGCTAGATAGGATGGTTGAAGACTATGTCGACTTGGCCAGAAAGCTTAAGCTGGACGCTCTTGTCTTAGGTTCAAATATAGCTCCCGGCGATTTCACTCCCTATACGCGCATTTCAGAAAATGAGTGGCGGGGCGATGGGGTTGCCATTTACTATTTTTCTGGCAGCAATGAACTAATGACCATTGACCTCGAGATCCGTGAGAGGGGTATTGAGGGCTTAAAGCGTAGGATTGAAGAGCTAAGAGAGCCATTAAATATGGGTCCAGAAAACTTTTATGTCTTCAAAAGGGTCAAAGAAGAGTTGAGAAGAAGGAATCTTGATCTATTCATCTTCGTCGGATGCACTTTGTTTGATTGGCATGGAAGAGGATGGACTGATCTTGCGTTAAAATGGTTGTACACTAAACCAGGCTTGATGAGGGAATATCTAGACGCCTATAATAGAAGGGTTATCGAAGTGGTGAAGATGGAAATCGATTTAGGAGCAGACGCAGTGTTAGACGGAGGCGACCTCGCTTATAGGCATGGACCTATGCTTTCGCCCAGAATGTATAGGGAGTTTCTGCTTCCCTATCAAAGAATGCATTCAGATATTTTTCATAGGAGAGGCGTTTTTGTCGTTAACCGCTCAGACGGAAATATATGGCCAATAGCCGACGACTTTCTAATAAGTTCAGGGGTAGATGGTTACTGTGAAATAGATAAAAGCTCTGGCATGGATCTAGGCGAGCTAAAGGAGAAATATGGACATAAGATCTGTCTCCTAGGGAACGTAGACTGCGCAAAAACCTTGGTCTTTGGAAGTATAAAAGACGTTATGGAAGAAACAATAGATTGCATAATGAAGGCAGCGCCTGGAGGAGGTTATGTCCTATGTTCAAGCAATGTCATACATCATGGAGTTAAACCCGAAAACTATTTGGCTATGCTGAAGGCTGGTCGAAAACATGGCAGCTATAATAGAAGACTAGGTTAA